One genomic region from Asterias amurensis chromosome 7, ASM3211899v1 encodes:
- the LOC139939895 gene encoding puromycin-sensitive aminopeptidase-like → MPAKKPFERLPKTVVPSNYKLKLEPDLEKFTFSGNVNITVSVNEATDKVILNCLDINITKTCYASGGKDISSSDISYSVENETATVTFPETLATGVGQLYLEFTGELNDKMKGFYRSKYTTPEGKEHFCAVTQFEATDARRSFPCWDEPAIKASFDVTLVVPADRVALSNMNVVSEQPSSDGKLKVMTFGKTPIMSTYLLAFVVGEFDYVEGKSLDGVCVRVYTPLSKKEHGQFALEVAVKTLPFYKDYFDVAYPLPKIDLIAIPDFAAGAMENWGLVTYRETALLVDPKNSSASAKQWVALVVGHELAHQWFGNLVTMEWWTHLWLNEGFASWIEYLCVDHCFPEYDIWTQFITTDYTRALGLDALKSSHPIEVPVNHPDEVDEIFDLISYSKGSSIIRMLHDYIGNDAFKKGMNVYLERYKYSNTLTEDLWGALAGASGKNIEEMMSTWTLQMGFPVLKVSAEQKGTSRVLTISQSKFCADGPMEGESPQWIVPVSIATSTDHTIKPLSSILLDKPSTTVTLEDIKPDQWIKLNPGTIGFYRVHYSSEMLDALLPGIRDGSLPPRDRLGLENDLFALAKAGQANTVDVLKVMEAFSNETNYTVWTELATNLGTLSKLLTNTDFGQLFKEFVKTLFTDIYQKLGWTPKDDEGHLDSMLRSLVVRVMGRNGHPHAIEEAKKQFKSHCAGGEQIPADLRAPVYQTVLAHGDEATFEEMLKLFRAQDLPEEKERILRNLGAVSNPAMMQRVLDFSLTDEVRAQDTVFVIGGVTGTKEGQALAWEFLQKNWKELITRYSSGFLLSRVVQYCTEGFASEEKALDIETFFKTHEAPAAERTIKQSLENIRLSAKWLERDAASIQAWLKTKSQL, encoded by the exons gtAAATGAAGCAACAGACAAAGTAATCCTGAACTGTCTTGATATCAACATAACAAAGACATGTTATGCATCAGGAGGCAAGG ACATCTCCTCCAGTGACATAAGCTACAGTGTAGAAAATGAGACGGCTACCGTGACGTTTCCCGAGACTTTGGCAACTGGAGTTGGTCAGCTCTATCTTGAGTTCACTGGGGAGCTGAATGATAAGATGAAAGGATTCTATCGCAGTAAATATACCACGCCTGAAGGAAAGGAACACTTCTGTGCTGTCACTCAATTCGAG GCTACTGATGCAAGAAGATCTTTCCCATGCTGGGATGAACCAGCAATCAAGGCATCTTTTGATGTCACTCTTGTTGTGCCAGCAGATCGTGTAGCATTGTCTAATATG AATGTTGTCAGTGAGCAACCTAGTTCCGATGGCAAActcaaggtcatgacctttggtAAGACTCCCATCATGTCTACGTACCTTCTGGCGTTTGTTGTCGGTGAATTTGACTATGTGGAGGGTAAGTCCTTGGACGGAGTCTGTGTTCGAGTCTACACCCCACTCAGCAAGAAGGAACATGGCCAGTTTGCTCTAGAG GTAGCTGTAAAGACTTTGCCATTTTACAAGGACTATTTTGATGTGGCGTACCCTCTACCAAAGATTGATCTGATTGCTATACCAGACTTTGCTGCTGGTGCTATGGAGAATTGGGGTCTCGTCACCTACAG AGAGACAGCTCTACTTGTGGATCCCAAGAACTCATCTGCATCAGCCAAACAATGGGTAGCATTAGTTGTGG GTCATGAGCTTGCCCACCAGTGGTTTGGTAATCTAGTGACTATGGAATGGTGGACTCATCTATGGTTAAATGAAGGTTTTGCATCTTGGATTGAATAtctatgtgtggatcattgcttCCCGGAGTATGATATCTGGACCCAGTTCATTACTACAGATTATACCAGAGCACTTGGACTCGATGCACTCAAGAGCAGTCATCCTATAGAG GTTCCAGTGAACCACCCGGATGAAGTGGATGAGATATTTGATCTGATCTCCTACTCTAAAGGCAGTTCAATCATCCGCATGTTACATGACTACATTGGAAATGAT GCCTTTAAGAAGGGAATGAATGTTTATCTTGAGCGCTACAAGTACTCTAACACTCTGACTGAGGACCTATGGGGAGCTCTAGCAGGAGCAAGTGGCAAAAACATTGAGGAGATGATGAGTACCTGGACTCTACAGATGGGATTCCCTGTACTGAAGGTATCTGCTGAACAGAAAGGCACATCAAGGGTGCTGACTATCTCTCAGAGTAAATTCTGTGCAGATGGACCAATGGAAG GAGAGAGTCCACAATGGATTGTACCAGTCAGTATTGCTACCAGTACTGATCATACTATCAAACCACTATCTAGTATCCTACTGGATAAACCAAGCACCACCGTCACACTGGAAGATATCAAACCAGACCAATGGATTAAA TTGAACCCAGGAACAATTGGATTTTACCGTGTGCACTACTCCTCTGAGATGCTTGACGCTCTACTACCAGGTATTCGAGATGGTTCACTTCCTCCCCGAGATAGATTGGGACTTGAGAATGATCTGTTTGCATTG GCCAAAGCAGGGCAGGCTAATACAGTTGATGTCTTGAAGGTAATGGAAGCATTCTCGAATGAGACAAACTACACTGTGTGGACTGAGCTCGCAACCAACCTAGGAACTCTGTCTAAGCTTCTGACTAACACAGACTTTGGTCAACTCTTCAAGGAGTTTGTCAAGACTTTGTTTACGGACATCTATCAGAAGCTTGGCTGGACACCTAAGGATGATGAAG GTCATTTGGACTCAATGTTACGAAGCCTTGTTGTTCGTGTTATGGGACGTAATGGCCACCCCCATGCCATCGAGGAAGCCAAGAAACAGTTCAAGAGTCATTGTGCAGGAGGAGAGCAGATACCAGCCGACCTCAGGGCACCAGTTTATCAGACCGTCTTGGCCCATGGAGATGAGGCAACCTTTGAAGAGATGCTGAAG CTTTTCAGAGCACAAGATCTTCCTGAGGAGAAGGAGCGCATCTTAAGAAATCTTGGAGCTGTCAGTAACCCAGCCATGATGCAAAGAGTCTTGGACTTCTCCCTCACA GATGAAGTCCGTGCTCAAGACACAGTGTTTGTTATCGGTGGAGTGACGGGTACCAAGGAAGGTCAGGCCTTAGCGTGGGAATTCCTGCAGAAGAATTGGAAGGAGCTGATAACACGTTACTCAAGTGGCTTCTTACTCTCCAGAGTTGTACAG TATTGTACTGAGGGTTTTGCCTCTGAAGAGAAAGCTTTGGATATTGAGACATTCTTCAAGACTCATGAGGCCCCTGCAGCAGAACGTACCATCAAGCAGTCGCTAGAAAACATTCGCCTCAGCGCTAAGTGGCTAGAACGTGACGCAGCCAGTATCCAAGCCTGGCTTAAGACCAAGTCCCAACTCTAA